In Nymphaea colorata isolate Beijing-Zhang1983 chromosome 3, ASM883128v2, whole genome shotgun sequence, a genomic segment contains:
- the LOC116250176 gene encoding photosystem II repair protein PSB27-H1, chloroplastic, which produces MSTTQSLFTPTSHLKLLPPTTSVTTASTTSASPNHLRPTPASSSRSTRRTLLTTSTAAAAASLLLVLREPPPAHAASDDEYKKETSEVIGKLRTTLGLDRSDPNVASAVAELREASTTWVAKYRREKELLGRSSFRDMYSALNAVSGHYISFGPTAPIPAKRKARILEEVDSAEKALLRGR; this is translated from the coding sequence ATGTCGACCACCCAATCCCTCTTCACCCCGACCTCCCACCTGAAGCTCCTCCCACCGACCACAAGCGTCACCACCGCGTCGACCACAAGTGCTTCCCCCAACCACCTTCGCCCGACGCCCGCCTCCTCTTCCCGGTCCACCCGCCGAACCCTCCTGACGACAAGcacggcggcggcagcggcgtcACTGCTGCTGGTGCTGCGGGAGCCGCCGCCGGCGCATGCGGCGTCGGACGATGAGTACAAGAAGGAGACGTCGGAGGTGATCGGGAAGCTGAGGACGACACTGGGGCTGGACAGGTCAGATCCGAACGTGGCGTCTGCGGTGGCGGAGCTGCGGGAGGCGTCCACCACGTGGGTGGCCAAGTACAGGAGGGAGAAGGAGCTCCTCGGGAGGTCGTCGTTCAGGGACATGTACTCGGCGCTGAACGCCGTCTCCGGCCACTACATCAGCTTCGGCCCCACTGCGCCCATTCCGGCCAAGCGCAAGGCCCGCATCCTCGAGGAGGTGGACAGCGCCGAGAAGGCCCTCCTCAGGGGCAGGTGA